The following are encoded together in the Candidatus Liberimonas magnetica genome:
- a CDS encoding glycosyl transferase family 1 yields MAKDKLYLKERTVIKVDLHVHSKYSEHPSEWFLQRIGASESYTDPEFIYRAAKENGMSFVTITDHNKIEGVMRLKERHPEDVFTGLETTAYFPENGCKVHILIYGLGYTEYDEIQKIRKDIYQLRDYIKEKNLAYSVAHAMYSVNDRLSIEHLEKLILLFDNFEGINGARNKLNNNIWIKTLESLNPEKIGDLFKKHGLEPFGNMPWIKGLSGGSDDHGGIFIGKTYTMAEANNLQEFLDKIKSNKISADGRHNDFKSLAFALYKIAYDFSKSKSNNFSKSFISKLSSLFFENNALSFKDRLKIKKMKYSYKKGDDNVRDLITELIEEFRANNSLPIENKLDLIYSKIASIADEFARIFIKSIETDLQRGDVINLIKNISTSLPGIFISIPFFSTFRHLFQSRDLSEELKTRFNINKNKAKKILWFTDDSDFANTGFLKSLDESAALHHKNRDVKFVSCNIKTGKDVKVRQNIVNIPGIYSLELPWNKKTVFHIPSVLKSLQEVYEYDPDEIYISGSGPICLFGLFAAKLLNTKAVAVYDSDYSWDNNDLIEDDTISGIIDSYFKWFYSCMDTIKVLKKEHLNIFQQWNFEPNKIVFVKSNVKLSLYSAGDSRILEKDSSINLKERFDMDIFVKNLFDDEVNIDKRMYNRILHQRFSGY; encoded by the coding sequence ATGGCAAAAGATAAATTATATTTAAAGGAGAGGACAGTGATTAAAGTCGACCTGCATGTACATTCAAAATATTCTGAGCATCCTTCGGAATGGTTCCTTCAGCGGATCGGTGCAAGCGAATCATATACTGACCCTGAATTCATATACCGGGCTGCAAAAGAAAACGGTATGAGCTTTGTTACCATAACAGACCACAACAAGATAGAAGGCGTAATGCGCTTAAAGGAAAGACACCCTGAGGACGTGTTTACAGGCCTTGAAACAACCGCGTATTTTCCTGAGAACGGGTGTAAAGTTCACATACTTATTTATGGGCTTGGTTACACCGAATACGATGAAATACAAAAAATAAGAAAGGATATTTACCAATTAAGGGACTATATAAAGGAAAAAAATCTGGCTTATTCCGTGGCTCATGCTATGTATTCGGTTAATGACAGGCTGTCTATAGAGCACCTTGAAAAGCTTATACTGCTTTTTGATAACTTCGAGGGGATAAACGGCGCTAGGAATAAATTGAATAATAACATATGGATCAAAACCCTTGAAAGCCTTAATCCGGAAAAGATAGGAGACCTGTTTAAGAAGCACGGGTTAGAGCCTTTTGGTAATATGCCCTGGATAAAAGGTTTAAGCGGGGGTTCCGATGACCACGGCGGCATATTTATTGGAAAAACCTATACGATGGCTGAGGCAAATAATTTGCAGGAATTTCTTGATAAGATAAAGTCAAATAAGATATCTGCGGACGGAAGGCATAACGACTTCAAATCACTGGCCTTTGCGTTATATAAGATAGCTTATGACTTTTCCAAGTCAAAAAGCAATAACTTTTCAAAATCTTTCATCAGCAAGCTCAGTTCTTTGTTTTTTGAAAATAACGCATTAAGTTTTAAAGACAGGTTAAAGATAAAAAAAATGAAGTATTCCTATAAAAAAGGCGATGATAATGTGAGAGATCTGATCACGGAGCTTATTGAAGAATTCCGTGCCAACAATTCCTTGCCTATAGAAAACAAACTTGACCTTATCTACAGCAAGATCGCTTCAATTGCCGATGAATTCGCAAGAATATTCATTAAATCCATTGAAACAGACCTTCAGAGAGGTGATGTAATAAACCTCATAAAGAACATATCCACTTCTTTGCCCGGGATATTTATTTCTATACCATTTTTCAGCACTTTCAGGCATTTATTCCAGAGCAGGGATCTTTCCGAAGAGCTTAAAACAAGGTTTAATATCAATAAAAATAAGGCAAAAAAAATACTCTGGTTCACTGATGATTCGGATTTTGCCAACACGGGCTTCCTTAAATCTTTGGATGAATCTGCCGCTTTGCATCATAAGAACAGGGATGTAAAATTCGTGTCCTGCAATATTAAAACTGGCAAAGATGTTAAGGTGCGGCAAAATATAGTCAATATCCCCGGCATATATTCTTTAGAACTGCCGTGGAATAAAAAGACGGTGTTCCACATACCGTCAGTTCTAAAATCTTTACAAGAGGTCTATGAATATGACCCTGATGAAATTTATATATCGGGTTCAGGGCCTATATGCTTGTTCGGACTTTTTGCTGCAAAGCTGCTCAATACAAAAGCTGTCGCAGTCTATGATTCAGATTATTCCTGGGATAACAACGACCTGATAGAAGATGACACTATATCAGGAATAATAGATTCTTATTTTAAGTGGTTCTATTCGTGCATGGATACGATAAAAGTATTGAAAAAAGAGCATTTGAATATATTCCAACAATGGAATTTCGAGCCTAACAAAATAGTTTTTGTTAAATCAAATGTAAAGCTATCCTTATACTCAGCAGGTGATTCCAGGATTCTTGAAAAAGATTCATCCATAAATCTGAAAGAACGTTTTGACATGGACATTTTTGTTAAGAATCTCTTTGACGATGAGGTTAATATCGATAAACGAATGTACAACCGGATATTGCACCAAAGGTTCTCGGGGTATTAA